The following nucleotide sequence is from Primulina tabacum isolate GXHZ01 chromosome 2, ASM2559414v2, whole genome shotgun sequence.
TTTCTTCGTAAGATTTTTCTGAAGGGACGTTTGGAGAAGTTTCCTCAGTGTGTATGTTCCCTTGATGGGGTCGCTCAACTACAACTGTCCTGGAGCGGATTAAGAGATCTTAAGCTTGTGGAGTTCACTAAAATATCGGAGAGATTCATTAGGAGACTTTCTATGCAGAAACATGAAGGAGAGCTTGTGTGGAAGCTTGCGCATGTTTCTGAAGTTGTGCTTTTCATCCTAGTCAATGTTGAATCGAGACGACGGCTGTTGATTGAGACGACAGCATGTTTTTGAAGTTGTGCTTTTTCTCTTCGGATGtgtcattattttattttatttttgaatcaaAAGCATGTCATATATAAAAGCAACGGTGAGTCGCTATATGCAAAAGAACTACCACTAGACAAATCCCAAGGCGCAGTTACATAAGACGTGAATACCGCCACTCACTTACCAAGcaatcaaaactaaaataaaataaatagaagCAGTTTCTTCTTCCTTTTGAAATCGATTCGAGCAAGGCATGACGGGGAATGAGATTTAATAGATTCCGGAATGTATCGATACTCGAGTTAATGAAAAGATTATAAGAACCAGCAATTTGAAAACTTTGATAGGTGAAGGGGCTCTATACCGTCCCTTTTCCCTGCTCGATGCGCCGTGGATACGAGATGCTGTTTTGTACGTCTTGTTTGTGTTCTTGTATAATGTGCCGATTTTGTTGAGTTGGGAATGTTTTGTACCAGAGCTTTCAAGCACAAATCGAGATGCAGTTGTCCCTTTGCATTTTGGTGTCGTGCTTGTCTCTGAAAACCATGAATTTGAGCCAAGCCTAGACCAGATATACatcacattttcgaaaaatacaagTAATACTTCACCCTCCATTTCAATAATTTGAATGTATCAAGTTTTGTAACagacatatacatacatatacatgcaATTTCAAACCACATTACCATTTTCGAAATCCCCTCGCATACTAGAATGTAACATTCATTGCAACCAACCTTCAAAGCTGTTAAACTCCAAATTATTTGTTTTGACCACATAATAATCACAGCCACCATAAGAGCATCCGCATTGGTGGGTGTTAAGCTCATCAAAAATCGTGGGGTCCACATGCCACATACACATTATATTAACAAATCTATTctcccacattcattttaacattcacactCATTATTTGTGGGTCCCGCTGTTCACTCATTCATCTTACtcttattttacattaaataaattcaatttcaaatattttaagaaatttaaattattattattttatattaataataatttgtttttatatattcaatacgtaaaataatttaattttatgagtgtcatttacttaaaattaaaaatttattataaacttaaaataaaacggtacaacatataataataaataacaattgcataaaaataaaagaaaataaattaaatttaacagAAGATGCAAAATACTAATTCAAGGattgttgttgtattgtgaCCAAATATGTTCAACTAAGTCGGCACGAAGTTGGTGATGCACATGAGTGTCACGTATGCCcggcttcacgatttctttggaTGAACCTTCTTCTTCGCCGCATCACGTTATTACTTTGACATGATTCAACTATTTGTCGACTTTGTTGAAATATCAATTACATTAGCTCTTTCCCCGGATCATAATCTTCGTCATCAACTTCAACCTGGACTTCGTTTTCACTTGTCGAGCTAGAGGTTTAACTACTGGAATATTGAGACATTTTGGAGTAAACAAATTCAAGTGTATCTGTTTGTCAAATTGTATGTTTGTAGAATAAAGAATTGTATAGTACAAGGTATCTATTTATATTGAAATTTGCAACGGCTATATTCCAACGGCTACTTTGCAACGGCTATTTTGCAACGGTTATATTCACCAACGGATACTTTAAACCAATACATAAAATAAGTAAGAacgtttagcgacggtttttgaaaatccgtcgcaattagcgacggtttttttcaaaatcgtcgctaaatgtCCAATTTCTTTGGgcgttaaaataattcaaaacacgtGGGGCCCGCGTGTCAGCAAATCGACGACGGTTTCTATAAAgcagtcgctaatagcgacggttttttcaaaaaccgtcgctaagtatgcaatttttttaaaaaaataaactgaGACAGGGGCGTTCATACATATGAACGCCTCACACTCTCTCTCATGTGAGTAGGCGTTATAACGCCCACTCACATTGGAGAGTGGGTGCCCTTAGCAATTGATTGGCCGTTGATACGACACACAGTCCACGCCATCCAAGGATAATTTACAGATAGGGCAAAAAACTTCTCAGGCTGGGTAATCTACACACTTGAAGAACAAAGAACGTTGGTGTAGAATGCGCTAAAACAAAGGAATATCAGTTTGGATTGCTAATATATGAGATGGAAAACTTGGAGAATCAAATGACAGTTGTGGAACAATCGATATTTTTTATCAACATTTCTTAAAAGATTGTAATGATTCTATTGCAGTAATAATTGAGAGTATGTATCCTTCTTCGGACATTACTATCAACGATACTGCATATTTTTAGCAGAGAGCTATTTCGGTACAGACTCTTGATGGTGTTCACTCCATAAATGAATACACGATATCTCTAAACCTTTATGAAAGAAATTTACATTTAAGCTCTGATACGATATGCCACTAGCTCGGATAGAAATGTTGATATATTGCGCATGATGTGCATACATAAATTCTTAAATATGATAAGATGTCATAGGATACCAAATCACGAGTTAAACTTGAAGTTTGGAACTCTGGTTATGTTGACGCGAAACATATATCATTCTCTTGGACTATGTAGTGGCACGGGATTGATCACGACGATACTCGAAAACCATATTTTGGAAGGAGAAATTCTGACCGAAAGTAATGTGGGTCATAAAGTGTTTATTCCAAAAATGTCATTGACCCTTTTATGATCCAAAACTTTCTATTAAATTTCAACGAAGACAGTATCATTAGGTTGTATCATACaaaatgttatatttatattaacgataaatgttatatttaagatagtttttcaaaatttgtaagataatcatttatttttaattgttagaTTTCAATTTAGCTAATTTGTATTGTAATTATTTGTTTTGATGTTCATATTTACTACTTTTTATTTAATGATATAAAATAACATTACGTAtcgattatatatttaattatgtcaaaCATGACAGATGAAATATTATCTAAGGACACATTATTAACACGGCCTAATCGTGTCCGTAAGCGCAGTTGTTCTCATCTGAAGTTAGGGTTCCTCATTTTCCTCTATTTTAGCAATAATTCAACCAATTACATCTCTTTCAATCACCTGTTACGTTTTCGATTTGACCACGGAtctttagattttttttaacatcataGTTTTTCCCCTGTAATACTGGAAATAAATTTAAGTGGCGGAGCTTCAGCAGCACCAATGTCAGGCAACCGCTGTTGATGGCGACGATGACGGCATCGACTACAATCAGAAGAGAAAACCGCGCCGGGAGACACCGCGGAGGCAGGATTGGCGAGACGGCGGGAGATTGCGCGGCGATCATTTGTTGCTGTCCATGCGCGACGATACATCTTTTAATCCTCGCTCTTTATCGCTTACCCACCGGTTTGTGCAAGAAGgcgtggaggaggaggaggaagcGTCATAGATTgttaaagaaaaagaagatgATGAATTCAATGGAGGAGAAGGAGAATCAGTGGAAAGAGAATTCTTTTGGGTTCTGTACAGATGATTGTTACGGTGATGAGGAATCGATCGACCAAAGCGACACCGTTGAATGGGACAGTGAGATTTGGGACCATTTCTATGCGTATGGTTTCTGGAGGAGCGGTTCTCAGAGGAACGAGCAACAAGTCAATGGCATGATTTCTTGAGTTGGTAATGATTCTTGAAGTGCATATTCTTCTACGAATCCCACCTAGCAGGGATGGATACCTCGTAAATTTTAAACAATTCGAGTGTGGCATTGTCTGAAATTCACAGCAATATTTTTTGGAATTTGGAATTTTCAATTCCACAGGGTATAGAATGTGACTGAAAAATTGTTCAAGCCTTGATGAAATATGAGTTCAcatgatgatttcttgattaacgTACCTCCATTATGCAGGCAAGTCATATGCCAAAATATGTAAGCTGCAAGTATAGAAAATGCTTAAAAATGACCCAATTTTACTTCTTTTGTCTGAACATTTATAAACGAGAGAAACTCCTTACTTCGAGCATGgaaatcttaattttttttccatttatCCATTGGATATTATCACATCACAAGTTTAGACGTGAGAGGATGATGAGTTCTGTTTAGGTATATGGGGCCTCATATGTATAAACTTATATGTTGGAGAATCGAGCAAGCACACCTTCCATAGCTTTTGTTATGGGTTCAGGAGGTCGGCTATTGAGAGGTAGGTTGCATGATCCAGTATGAGATGACAAAAAATGATATGATGTTAGGCATCAGTTGCTGATTGCAAGAACATGAACATAGATTCTCTGATGAATATAGTTATGGATTCAATCTGGTTTTCATTCTTTATGCAGGATCGGTGGAATACAACCTTGAAATAATATCCTAATAAGCTATCTGGCATGTGGAAATTATGGAGCACAACGAATTAAATGCATTCATTTGATGATGATATATTGGTTACAATCATTTTGACTAACCTTGTGGTAGTTTTATGCCCAACTTTATTGACTCGTATATTCTAGATTTTTATTGACCCAATGTGGGAAAAACTAATTTGTAATAATATGGAGCAATGATGTCTGAACAATCAAATTTGTATAATAATTTTTGCTGAACAAACatttcatttatcaaaatctCATGTTAAATTCAATATAAAATCTCACTATATAATGGTTGTAAATATCGTTGTACGATATTTTGGTTGTACTTTTAGCATTATTcgataatattttgtatttggGTGCAAATATATTTTCATTGTTATATATATTCTTTAGTTTTTTTGTTCTCTcatcatatattttaattttttttccttttttttttaaaaacgacTTAATATGTGGTCGGCGATAGAAAGCAGAAACaaatattcattttaaaaaaaaatagtcaaGATAATTTTTCATTGCCGACATAGTGGGATTGTTTAGATGGACATTACCAAATTAGATGGTAATGATTAATGAATGCAAGGTGCAGGGGGGTAAtgtaattttcattttattGTATGTtactttttaatttaaataaaaattggaattgattaattttatattaaaaaatgaatttaaaaatatataaaaatgcaataaataaagtttattatGTTAATTTTATACACTGATATTTATATAAAGTGTAgataaaaaatgtaatttataaACTATCACTAAAGTAACGAAgaaacacaatacttataaataatcACCTTGTTTCATTTGATGTTGAGTTTGGTTTATATGATAATTGGAAttaggtaaaaatttgtgtgagatggttttacggatcgtatttgtgagacgaatctcttatttgggtcatccattaaaaagtattattttttatgctaagagtattactttttattgtgaatatcggtagggttgaccctgtctcacagataaagattcgtagatagtctcacaagagacctatcttggaattataaaattttattatccatattttatttattatctttATATCATGTATTTTATCATCTAGTCCTATAATaacttaaattttcaaatatttgctAAAAATATTCATCGAGAtagcaacttttatattgtAGTTATATTTTTGGCCAATATTTTTTTGAGaactcaaataaataaatgaattatATTCTATAATGAAAATTCTTAATATTTATGCAGGAGCTAATTTAACAAAATCTGTAGATAACGGTGATTATATAATtccaatatttttaattattcaacAACGTCAAATTTCGATGTTCTCTCACTAAAAAAACaagacaaaaatttatgtgagacggtctcacggatcgtattttgggAGACGaactcttatttgagtcatccatgaaaaaatattatttttatactaagagcattaatttttattgtgaatatcgataaggttgactcgtctcataaataaaaattcgtgagaccgtctcataagagacctactcaaaaacaATTAAACCCTCGTGTTTAGTTGCCATCGTTGAGTTTGCCTGTTATTAATGGAATTCCTTGGCGGCTATCTGTGCANNNNNNNNNNNNNNNNNNNNNNNNNNNNNNNNNNNNNNNNNNNNNNNNNNNNNNNNNNNNNNNNNNNNNNNNNNNNNNNNNNNNNNNNNNNNNNNNNNNNNNNNNNNNNNNNNNNNNNNNNNCTCATATTTCTTTTTCGCTCGTTTCAATTGTacttataattcatttgataacTTTTTTAGTCGATGAAATCgtaaaattatatcaaattagCTTCTGTCATTATGTATTGAACAGAGGGCCTTTTTTTGGTCCAACGAATTATagataattaatgatttatatgatttgaaaacaaaaatactTTTGCTTttctataatattatatttatattataatttaatataaatataatttttaaattattcattcgcaacaaaatattttctttgtgcGTCGGTAAAAAAGAACATGTTTCGCCTCTTTCTCAGAGAAAGACGATCAAACAATTACCAATCATGGTCCTTGCCATTTGGACCTCTTAGAGGTTCTAACCAAGGAGCACCGGGAGCACCCCCTTGAGTAAAAGCTTCCTTCTTCTAAATCGTAGTGATTAAAGCCTTTTAACCATCCTTTCCATTGATTCATTTTATAACTCGAAACTCCTAATTTCGAATGAAACATCTCTTCTATTTCACGAGGGTGAGCTAACCCCAAAAACCCGTCCTCAGAAAAGTCCTCCAACTATTTTAGTTTTGCATTAGATTCGTATTTTTTTGGACTATGAATACCAATTAACCAACCAACAAAACTACTTGTTACAAATAACGTCTTGTTGTTGCATCGAAACATATAAATGTTCTTTGCATTTATTACGATTCTTTCTCAACGAGCATTGTAATTGCAATAGTTTTATTACTCCAAAGAGGGTCGGTTACCATTATCCTTTTTGTAGTGACGAATCTTGTATGTGTTCTTAAGAAAAGGAATTTGTCCATTTTTCGAGGTCTCAAAGGGGCGTGGCCAAGTGGTAAGGCAACGGGTTGAGCAAGTTAGCCCCCATCGTCTAGTGGTTTAGGACACCTCTCTTTCACGGAGGCAGCGGGGATTCGAATTCCCTAATAAGGATATTAATACACCCGATCAAACAGACCAAGTAGCTTTGATGCGaatcaaaaacaacaaaaactaGAGCAAACATATAATAACGGATTTTAAATTGTAACCAAGCGTCGCCCAGTNNNNNNNNNNNNNNNNNNNNNNNNNNNNNNNNNNNNNNNNNNNNNNNNNNNNNNNNNNNNNNNNNNNNNNNNNNNNNNNNNNNNNNNNNNNNNNNNNNNNNNNNNNNNNNNNNNNNNNNNNNNNNNNNNNNNNNNNNNNNNNNNNNNNNNNNNNNNNNGATCTTCACGGACAGAAAAGATTGCAGTTCGTTTGATAATGATCGAGTTACATTGCTTCTTCGGCCCGAAAGTTCATCACGGAAGAAAGGACTCACTAAGCCGGAATCACTAACTAATCTAAATCACTAACTAATACTAATCTAATTCTAATATAATAGAAAAGACTAATATAATAGAAAACAACTGCCTTTTCTGTATAAGACCGAATCCATTCGATTTCTAAAAAAGATTACTAATCCTTAACTTTTCCAAAAGGAACTAGAATCTTTGGTGCAATTCCTCGGGAATTGAGACAATTAAACTCCGCATTGTTCACAAAGATTCGGGTCTTCTTTTTCATCTCCGATTACTCGATAATTTCCACAAGCACAAATTCCACTTTTGATAGGCCCAAAAATTCTTTCACAAAATAATCCATCTTTTTCCGGTTTATTGGTTTTGTAATGAAAAGTATAGGGTTTTGTCACTTCTCCAACTATCTCTCCATTAGGCAGGATTTTAGTTCTTACCATACTATCAAATTAATAGAATACTGCCGATTAAAGTCCCCTCATTTCATTTGAGTTAAGACGCGAAATTGGAATCCTTTTCATTTGATCTGAAAAAAAGGAAGATCCGAACAAAATAATCGGTGGATAGGAACATACTCTAGATCGAAATTGTGGGGGGTACTTCTTAATAATTTCTACCAACTTAATTTGCTTTCAATCAACTCTCTTGATAATTGCATAACTTGCAACCATCGGAGACCAAACATATAACATTGATTATAATACTAATTACAAAATTGAAAAGATGGCTGTCCTTATCAGTGTaactcaaattttaaaatacaagaaaaccTAGTGTTATGTTCAATCGGTCTCCATGCAATTCTCTTTATGCTTATCTTTTCATTTACACAAAAAATTTATGACACGGTCTTACGATTCAATTTTTAAGACGTGTATTTAATATGTGTCAcctatgaaattttttttactttttattataaatatagcCATGATAACTGATCTGACGAATAAAGATCGTAAACCATATCACACGATATAAGTCTTCATTCTCACTATGAATCCTAGTACCAATATAATCAgaccaataattattaattaatataaccaaaatttaattaaattaatatatgaagTATGAACCATGGTAATTGGTACGTGTCAACTTTCCAACTTTGGTTAGTGGAGATCAAACTTTGGTTTAATTAAATCGccgaaagaaaaataaaaagaaaaaaagggaaTAATTCTCCAGAAACCAACGAAAGAAAAGTCCGCAAGACTTCTTCCCATTCTCACTTTTGTGAACCCAAATTCTCtcataaaaattaaatcttttcgCCTGCCCACTTCTCCTATCCTCTGATATATGAATCAGTTATTCGATTATTTCGAGATTTGATCTGGGCTTAAATCTCCGATTTTGTTGATTACACTGCGAAAAGAGGAGTCTTTTCTTTGAGGTAATTTCTATACATGTTCTTCGTCATCTGTAATCGATGGGTCGTTGATGACACtgagtattttaaattttgttgtAAGTACTTTGTGCAGATTGTATATACAGCAAcgcaagttttttttttctgtatttttgtttttttggagtgggtgtgttatttatttttggttGTGATTTGGGACGCTTGGAAACATTGAAATGAGCTGATTTTTGAAATTACGTTAAATTCGTGGTTATTTTTAGTAATTCTGAAGGGGCTCGATTACTTCCCGATATTGCAGTTCTTAAATTTTATGTTGACTTTTTAATTTTTCGTGTGTTTCGTTTCTTCTGTGTTACTAGCTGCTTGGACTCTCTGGGTATATAACGAAGTTTGATTATCAAactcttgttttattttctagTGTTTTGTTGATATTGATTGTTTTTTGCTGGTAAAGgggcttttttttttattttggctGGTTTTCTTCAattaaaaatcctaaaaatttTAACAAACTTTTATGAGGCATTCGTTTcactaatataaaatatattgaatTGTCTGCTGACTCTGCTCCACCAATCTGGAGtataattgtagattttaaaTATAAGTGCTTTGTTTAATCACccatttctgatttgatacttGATTTTCTGTTAAGGTGAAGCGTTTGTGAATATCTGCTCTCAAGGAAATATGCACCTACTTTGATTGTACACATATTTTTTTATCTGATCTTATACTCTTTTTACGGGTGTTAATTTATCCAACTCAATGGTCTCATCATTTGTGAATTCAGTTGAAATTGACGCGATATCATTATTGAGTTTTATTTTCTGCTAAACAATGAGGTGCATATCGTGGGTTTCTTTACCAATATTCATGGTCGACACAGTTCTTTTTTAATTCGAGATGCGTGATTGTTGCAAGATCGTTCTTTTTCTTGTATATGTCGTTTTTCTTTTGTAATCAAGATTTCGCTATCTTTTATAGATGGAAGAGGGAATGACGCCTGAGAACCATTTGACATCAGCTGCAGCTTTTGTGGAAGGTGGAATCCAAGAAGCATGTGATGATGCTTGCAGCATATGCCTTGAAGATTTTTCTGATAGTGATCCTTCAACAGTATGGTTAAAGCTTATGATTCCTACCACTTTGGATCAAGATTGACCTTCTGTTgattaatttgttttttatttttcaggtGACCAGTTGTAAGCATGAGTTTCATCTTCAGTGCATTCTTGAATGGTACAAAACTTACATTTCCGCCAATAAAAGTTTTGCTGGGCaaacagttttttttttttatgttgatCTTATGATTATGCCTTTTGCTACTTGCTAATCTCCACTACCTAAGGATTCTCACAAGACAGTAGCATTAGAGTTAAGCATGTTCTATGGATATATAATCCTCAAACTACTTATTTTAATTTTGGCGTTCTTTGCACTTATAAATTGAAGTTGTAATCTCTGTTTGTCCTAAAGTTCGTCTATGTAAAGGTTCCACAAGCTTGTGCATTCTTATCCTCAACTGGAGTGGAGAAAGGTAGGGTGAACTGAATGTTTGTTTAGTCTGCCATCATTTGGATCATTCGACTGTATCTCTTATTCAAAACAGAATTTATAATCATTAATTAGAGGGACTAGATGTAGGAACTTTATTCTGTAAAGAGGTCGGTTATTACACAATAGTAAAGTTCTACAGAGATTAGTATTCATCATCTAGGAGCAGAATCTTAATCAGTTCATATGATCATCTTTAGGTGCCAGAGAAGCTCCCAGTGCCCAATGTGTTGGCAACCCATCAGCTTGAAGGATCCTGGCAGGTGTACTAATTTTGCTATCTGCAGCTTTCCCTTTATGCTTCTGTTTCTTCTTGGAAGTATTAATCAGCGATGAATATCATTTGATGTTTATTTGGTAGCCAAGAATTGCTTGATGCTGTGGAGCATGAGAGGAATATGCGGATGAACCCACCAAGAACTACCACTATATTTCGTCACCCAACCCTTGGAGATTTTGAGTTACAGCATGTAGGATATTCTTGTTTCTGTATTCTTGTATTCACTGTTTTAGTTAAGGGCAGGGGAGATCCTTTGTAAGCCTcaaaggaaaataaattttttttaaatttattctgAAAAGGTGAGTTTTGTTCCCCAAATCATTTGAGCCCATCTTGCCTCCCTCAAATGAATCCTGGGTCCGCCTTTGGTAATGGCTTAGTTTGAATACATGCTATTCTTAGCTGTGTTTACATAATAATTCCTTGAACATCTGGTTCAGTTGCCAGTCAGCGCTAGTGAATCCGAGCTTGAAGAGCGAATTATTCAGCACTTAGCAGCCGCCGCTGCCATGGGAAGGGCTCGTCAGCTTGCTAGGAGGGAAGGTCAGAGGAGTAGGGCCTCTGCTCAAGGCCGTCCCCATTTTTTGGTATTTTCGAGCCCTAATGTGTCTCCCGCAAGTTCAGCCACTTCTTCGGTTGATCAAAGAGATGTCGGTGATCCAGCTCCTACGTTCATGATTGCTGGCCCAAATTCTCCTTTCATGACTGTAGAAGAAGACTCTGCACCGGTCATTGCACGACCCTCATCTGCCCAAGCTGACCAGCTTTTGACTTCAGCATCAGCATCAAGTGCAGGTGCAGATCAGCAGGGAACATCCTCGGCCAATAGGTTTATATGCTTGTTGATCATTTTAAACTCTTCTACTGTTAGAGGGGTCAGAATTTTAGTTGTTCATCAAGAAGTGAATTGCGTATTGCAGATGGTATCCTGCCCAGTCTTCTCAAACTAGCAACCAAGATAGAGTTGGATCATCAGATTTCCAGTCATTTTCGGAGTCTCTGAAGTCCCGTGTTGGTGCATGGTCAATGAAGTACGTGTAAATTTGGAATTGTGCTGCCTTTCATTTTCAGCCCCAGTCCtaattatgaaaatcaaattttccCTTGTTTCTACCAAACTTACCTAGATGCAGATTGAAAGTAATGGCAAGAAGATCGTGAAGGGAGAATAAGGCACATGAATTTAATAAAAGTGCTTTGGGAGAGACCCTTACTTCAAGAATGATAATATGATTACTTGTAATAACGCCTCTGTTCTGCATTTTCCAGATGCAAGGAATCAATTACTAAGAGCACGAAAGGTTGGAAGGAGAAACTGTTCAATCGCAACAGTTCAATTCCCGACCCCAGCCTTGAAGTTCATAGAGAGGTTGATGAAGTTATTGCTCCTGTATCTCGACTGATGGATCATCTTGAAATATCGGAAGTCGATAGAACCAACATAGCCACTGTGTCAAACATAAACATTACTTTGAATAGCTCAAGTTCAGGCCCTACTGAACAGCAGCATATGACAGAGATAGTTGGCAGCTCTTCCTTGAACGAGGATAACACACGAGCTCCATATGCTGCTAGTGCATCAAACTAAGTCTTAATTCAGCATCAAAGTAATCGTGCTTCTTTTTTCCAGTAATTCTTACACTCTTACTTTGATATCTTCTTTGGCTTGTTAAATTGAATGCTGTCACTGCTTTGTTTAATACTTTCTTTGAATACTTGGGCTGCAATTTAATTAATCTCGAGACTGGTTTAGTTTTAAGGTT
It contains:
- the LOC142524395 gene encoding E3 ubiquitin-protein ligase RHF2A-like, which codes for MEEGMTPENHLTSAAAFVEGGIQEACDDACSICLEDFSDSDPSTVTSCKHEFHLQCILEWCQRSSQCPMCWQPISLKDPGSQELLDAVEHERNMRMNPPRTTTIFRHPTLGDFELQHLPVSASESELEERIIQHLAAAAAMGRARQLARREGQRSRASAQGRPHFLVFSSPNVSPASSATSSVDQRDVGDPAPTFMIAGPNSPFMTVEEDSAPVIARPSSAQADQLLTSASASSAGADQQGTSSANRWYPAQSSQTSNQDRVGSSDFQSFSESLKSRVGAWSMKCKESITKSTKGWKEKLFNRNSSIPDPSLEVHREVDEVIAPVSRLMDHLEISEVDRTNIATVSNINITLNSSSSGPTEQQHMTEIVGSSSLNEDNTRAPYAASASN
- the LOC142537152 gene encoding uncharacterized protein LOC142537152 produces the protein MTASTTIRRENRAGRHRGGRIGETAGDCAAIICCCPCATIHLLILALYRLPTGLCKKAWRRRRKRHRLLKKKKMMNSMEEKENQWKENSFGFCTDDCYGDEESIDQSDTVEWDSEIWDHFYAYGFWRSGSQRNEQQVNGMIS